The following are encoded together in the Humulus lupulus chromosome 5, drHumLupu1.1, whole genome shotgun sequence genome:
- the LOC133833958 gene encoding calcium-transporting ATPase 9, plasma membrane-type-like yields MVTGDNLQTAKAIALECGILDSIEDATHPTLIEGKDFRALSEREREQIAKKIMVMGRSSPNDKLLLVQALRKGGEVVVVTGDGTNDAPTLHEVCYLCAKRSLLYFLNRIFGACIFQDMKCLENVLNLMED; encoded by the exons ATGGTTACAGGAGACAATCTTCAAACAGCCAAGGCAATTGCTTTGGAGTGTGGGATACTTGATTCGATAGAAGATGCTACTCATCCTACACTCATTGAAGGAAAGGATTTCCGTGCATTATCTGAAAGGGAGAGGGAACAAATTGCCAAGAAAATAATG GTAATGGGAAGGTCTTCCCCAAATGATAAGCTTTTGCTTGTCCAAGCATTACGGAAGGGAGGAGAAGTTGTTGTTGTAACTGGAGATGGCACTAATGATGCTCCTACACTTCATGAGGTTTGTTATCTTTGTGCAAAAAGAAGTTTGCTGTATTTTCTTAATAGGATATTTGGTGCTTGTATTTTCCAGGatatgaaatgtcttgaaaatgtGCTAAATTTAATGGAAGATTGA